A genomic region of Zetaproteobacteria bacterium contains the following coding sequences:
- a CDS encoding aldehyde dehydrogenase family protein gives MDERPHFPAMAPGGTHEPLAVTAPFDGRRLATVERSDAAGIDQALATAEACFRDRDRWLSVTERIAILERAIALMNERFEELARGAAAEGGKPLIDSRIEMTRCIDSFRLCIDAMRSNGSPPPVMGINPASSRRVALLRREPIGVVVAVSAFNHPLNLIAHQVGPAVASGCPVIVKPAEDTPLSCIRLVRILHEAGLPEAWCRWIVPQSLALAEALVTDPRVALFTFIGSARVGWHLRSRLAPGTRCLLEHGGVAPVVVAADADLEAALPGLIKGAFYHAGQVCVSVQRIFVHASIARRLGAMMAEAAEALRVGDPLDEATEVGPLIRPAEVDRVAQWVGEARNGGAALLCGGRRIGRQCYAPTVLFDPPPDAAVSRREVFGPVACLYPFDDLDDAIARANALEVAFQAAVYSRDIDTALHVADRLDASTVMINDHTAFRVDWMPFGGLRHSGLGIGGIPFAMRDMQVEKLTVIHSPGIGP, from the coding sequence ATGGATGAAAGACCCCATTTCCCGGCGATGGCGCCGGGCGGAACGCATGAGCCGCTGGCGGTGACCGCCCCGTTCGACGGTCGGCGGCTGGCCACGGTGGAGAGAAGCGACGCAGCGGGGATCGATCAGGCGCTGGCCACGGCGGAGGCATGCTTCCGCGACCGCGACCGTTGGCTGTCGGTTACCGAGCGGATCGCCATCCTCGAACGGGCCATCGCCCTGATGAACGAGCGGTTCGAGGAGCTGGCGCGCGGCGCCGCCGCCGAAGGGGGCAAGCCGCTGATCGATTCGCGCATCGAGATGACCCGCTGCATCGACTCCTTCCGCCTCTGCATCGACGCCATGCGCAGCAACGGCAGCCCGCCGCCGGTGATGGGGATCAACCCCGCCTCGAGCCGGCGCGTCGCGCTGCTGCGCCGCGAGCCGATCGGGGTGGTGGTGGCGGTCAGCGCCTTCAACCATCCGCTCAACCTGATCGCCCATCAGGTCGGCCCGGCGGTGGCCAGCGGCTGTCCGGTGATCGTCAAGCCGGCGGAGGATACGCCGCTCTCCTGTATCCGGCTGGTCCGCATCCTGCACGAGGCGGGGCTTCCCGAGGCGTGGTGCCGCTGGATCGTGCCGCAATCGCTTGCGCTGGCGGAAGCGTTGGTGACCGACCCCCGGGTTGCCCTCTTCACTTTCATCGGCAGCGCCAGGGTGGGGTGGCATTTGCGCTCGCGGCTGGCTCCCGGCACCCGCTGCCTGCTCGAACACGGCGGCGTAGCACCGGTGGTGGTGGCCGCCGATGCCGATCTGGAGGCGGCGTTGCCCGGACTGATCAAGGGGGCCTTCTACCACGCTGGCCAGGTCTGCGTCTCGGTGCAGCGCATCTTCGTCCACGCCTCCATCGCCCGTCGTCTGGGCGCGATGATGGCCGAGGCGGCCGAAGCGCTGCGGGTCGGCGACCCGCTCGACGAGGCGACCGAGGTCGGGCCGCTGATCCGCCCCGCCGAGGTCGATCGGGTGGCCCAATGGGTCGGCGAGGCGCGCAACGGCGGGGCGGCGCTGCTTTGTGGAGGGCGGCGGATCGGCCGTCAGTGCTATGCGCCGACGGTGCTGTTCGACCCACCACCAGATGCGGCCGTCTCCCGCCGGGAGGTGTTCGGGCCGGTGGCCTGCCTGTATCCATTCGATGATCTGGATGACGCAATCGCCCGGGCCAACGCGCTCGAGGTCGCCTTCCAGGCGGCGGTCTACAGCCGCGACATCGACACCGCCCTCCATGTCGCCGACCGGCTGGACGCATCGACGGTGATGATCAACGACCACACCGCCTTCCGTGTCGACTGGATGCCGTTTGGCGGATTGCGCCACTCCGGGCTGGGCATCGGCGGCATCCCGTTTGCCATGCGTGACATGCAGGTGGAGAAGCTGACCGTGATCCATTCTCCGGGAATCGGGCCATGA